A portion of the Macaca thibetana thibetana isolate TM-01 chromosome 9, ASM2454274v1, whole genome shotgun sequence genome contains these proteins:
- the SLC16A12 gene encoding monocarboxylate transporter 12, giving the protein MPTGSHWTANSSKIITWLLEQPGKEEKRKTMAKVNRARSTSPPDGGWGWMIVAGCFLVTICTRAVTRCISIFFVEFQTYFTQDYAQTAWIHSIVDCVTMLCAPLGSVVSNHLSCQVGIMLGGLLASTGLILSSFATSLKHLYLTLGVLTGLGFALCYSPAIAMVGKYFSRRKALAYGIAMSGSGIGTFILAPVVQLLIEQFSWRGALLILGGFVLNLCVCGALMRPITLKEDHTTPEQNHVCRTQKEDFKRVSPYSSLTKEWAQTCLCCCLQQEYSFLLMSDFVVLAISVLFMAYGCSPLFVYLVPYALSVGVSHQQAAFLMSILGVIDIIGNITFGWLTDRRCLKNYQYVCYLFAVGMDGLCYLCLPMLQSLPLLVPFSCTFGYFDGAYVTLIPVVTTEIVGTTSLSSALGVVYFLHAVPYLVSPPIAGWLVDTTGSYTAAFLLCGFSMIFSSVLLGFGRLVKRMRKTQLQFIAKESDPKLQLWTNGSVAYSVERELDQKHGEPVATAVPGYSLT; this is encoded by the exons ATGCCAACAGGAAGTCACTGGACAGCAAACTCTTCCAAGATCATAACTTGGCTGTTGGAGCAacctggaaaagaagaaaaaagaaaaacgatgGCAAAAGTAAATAGAGCTCGGTCTACCTCTCCTCCAgatggaggctggggctggatgATTGTGGCTGGCTGTTTCCTTGTTACCATCTGTACCCGGGCAGTCACAAG atgtatctcaattttttttgtggagttcCAGACATACTTCACTCAGGATTACGCACAAACGGCATGGATCCATTCCATTGTAGATTGTGTAACCATGCTCTGTG CTCCACTTGGGAGTGTTGTCAGTAACCATTTATCCTGTCAAGTGGGAATCATGCTGGGTGGCTTGCTTGCATCTACCGGACTCATCCTGAGCTCATTTGCCACGAGTCTGAAGCATCTCTACCTCACTCTGGGAGTTCTTACAG GTCTGGGATTTGCACTTTGTTACTCTCCAGCTATTGCCATGGTTGGCAAGTACTTCAGCAGACGGAAAGCCCTTGCTTATGGTATTGCCATGTCAGGAAGTGGCATTGGCACCTTCATCCTGGCTCCTGTGGTTCAGCTCCTTATTGAACAGTTTTCCTGGCGGGGAGCCTTACTCATTCTTGGGGGCTTTGTCTTGAATCTCTGTGTTTGTGGTGCCTTAATGAGGCCAATTACTCTTAAAGAGGATCACACAACTCCAGAGCAGAACCATGTCTGTAGAACTCAGAAAGAAGACTTTAAGCGGGTGTCTCCCTATTCATCTTTGACCAAAGAATGGGCACAGACTTGCCTCTGTTGCTGTTTGCAGCAAGAGTACAGTTTTTTACTGATGTCAGACTTTGTTGTGTTAGCCATCTCCGTTCTGTTTATGGCTTATGGCTGCAGCCCTCTCTTTGTGTACTTGGTGCCTTATGCTTTGAGTGTTGGAGTGAGTCATCAGCAAGCTGCTTTTCTTATGTCCATACTTGGAGTGATTGACATTATTGGCAATATTACATTTGGATGGCTGACCGACAGAAG GTGTCTGAAGAATTACCAGTACGTTTGCTACCTCTTTGCTGTGGGAATGGATGGGCTCTGCTATCTCTGCCTTCCAATGCTTCAAAGTCTCCCTCTGCTCGTGCCTTTCTCTTGTACCTTTGGCTACTTTGATGGTGCCTACGTGACTTTGATCCCAGTAGTGACCACAGAGATAGTGGGGACCACCTCTTTGTCATCAGCGCTTGGTGTGGTATACTTCCTTCACGCAGTGCCATACTTGGTGAGCCCACCCATCGCAG GATGGCTGGTAGATACCACTGGCAGCTACACTGCAGCATTCCTCCTCTGTGGATTTTCAATGATATTTAGTTCTGTGTTGCTTGGCTTTGGTAGACTtgtaaagagaatgagaaaaaccCAGCTGCAGTTCATTGCCAAAGAATCCGATCCCAAGCTGCAGCTATGGACCAATGGATCAGTGGCTTATTCTGTGGAGAGAGAATTAGATCAGAAACATGGGGAGCCTGTGGCTACAGCAGTGCCTGGCTACAGCCTCACATGA